From Onychostoma macrolepis isolate SWU-2019 chromosome 05, ASM1243209v1, whole genome shotgun sequence, one genomic window encodes:
- the cfap251 gene encoding cilia- and flagella-associated protein 251 has product MSTTNGTSTDAETEDTGEQKNTEDNQIEKEVHNEDEDEEEEGRSELYSLREDIADSQVYTATSLSAIPKETRTKTHPLVLDWAYGMNQTLPVLSLQDEDRLVILYICAHVAVMNDHTSNAQHLLQGHCSPITCLCASEDRRWLVTADMGQESLVIIWDAYTGIPVRTLFDCHPEGGVSALALSKDSKYLATVGAGAVQRVCIWNWTDESESPECQVDLSPKYGCQNQLLFNPFNNTQLVSNSSTQVLFYNWERGHLEYSAPEITDKTFNMALGSLSQSIFHYDGVQAFTATSAGNIVLWDKQTQTVSRQPVVRKAVKLVALQKEAITVLTLNDSFIVTGDVNGHIKFYDGNLKLINVYNEFSLDTIRSISFSKEKPSISDLGYPKDCRLDAKPFVIRNFVVSTTHATAVHINAQRNVPQTLLKEHAEPLEAVACHPKQPLVAMGSHSGTIKVWDYKHKEAVCSRVFQTHKQIQCITYDPQGFYLAVGFASGALQIVDACTLQSDGKECLQYSQDSITHLTFSQDSRYLAAADTGKAVTLLRRCKEGTQEVWKYQGRHHSHYKPIQDLLFGVDLDSSQPRLLSLGMDRRLVEYDLQNSGEDGLLILSSERIEQSAVPTCMVWYPPLTPEHFLLTASNLYKMKLFNATSKMCRKTVFGPSYGSPVKKMAILPASKDGDPNSRYMAYITQDKVGIQILPLDGNPHKSFAMICHSTGVSTLACSYDGRYAFTAGGQDCTVFSWELNLASLEASAALGGKDMLPFYNLLEGGRDGQLFREMEEYFYYCQLQNQDLDTMETRLVSTHIPLADVPFLMRALGFYPTEQELEDMQNEVKFSRYAETRNYVTDIDLEEFIKLYVNHRPASGIARQELCNAFQGLGKPDEEGRYTIDRDELLELLQARGEHMTEDDLAECFTNLVGSSGEGASCTESLFESVLPPEISMETFATDILGFSAATQELPQEHGQDL; this is encoded by the exons ATGTCAACGACAAACGGGACATCAACAGATGCAGAAACTGAAGACACAGGTgagcagaaaaacacagaagatAATCAGATAGAGAAAGAAGTACAcaatgaagatgaagatgaagaagaagaaggaagAAGTGAACTATACAGTCTGCGAGAGGATATTGCAGATTCACAAGTTTACACAGCAACATCACTGTCTGCTATTCCCAAGGAGACCAGAACCAAAACTCACCCACTG GTCCTTGATTGGGCTTATGGGATGAACCAAACTCTACCGGTTCTCAGTCTGCAGGATGAAGACAGACTTGTCATCTTGTACATTTGTGCCCATGTTGCTGTCATGAATGATCACACATCCAATGCTCAGCATCTGTTACAA GGCCACTGCAGTCCAATCACTTGTTTGTGTGCTAGTGAAGACAGACGCTGGCTTGTGACAGCTGACATGGGCCAGGAGAGTCTCGTTATCATATGGGATGCTTATACAGG GATTCCTGTGCGGACATTGTTTGACTGTCATCCAGAGGGTGGAGTTTCTGCCTTGGCCCTATCAAAGGATTCAAAATACCTGGCTACTGTTGGAGCTGGAGCAGTACAG CGAGTGTGTATTTGGAACTGGACAGATGAAAGTGAAAGCCCAGAATGCCAAGTTGACCTCAGCCCAAAATATGGTTGCCAG AATCAACTACTTTTCAATCCCTTTAACAACACACAGTTGGTCAGCAACAGCAGCACTCAGGTTCTCTTCTACAACTGG GAAAGGGGACATCTGGAATACTCAGCTCCTGAAATTACTGACAAG ACCTTCAATATGGCGCTAGGTTCCCTGAGCCAGTCCATCTTCCACTATGATGGTGTGCAGGCTTTTACAGCCACCTCAGCTGGGAATATAGTTCTCTGGGACAAGCAGACTCAGACTGTCTCTCGTCAACCAGTAGTGAGGAAAGCCGTAAAACTTGTGGCTCTCCAGAAGGAAGCAATCACTGTACTGACTTTGAATGACAG TTTTATAGTAACAGGCGATGTGAATGGCCACATCAAATTCTATGATGGAAATCTCAAGCTCATCAACGTGTACAACGAGTTTAGCTTGGATACTATCAGATCCATCTCCTTTTCCAAAGAAAAGCCCTCCATTAGCGACTTGGGATATCCAAAAGACTGCAGACTGGATGCTAAGCCATTTGTTATAAG AAATTTTGTTGTCTCCACAACTCATGCAACTGCAGTACATATAAACGCTCAGAGAAATGTTCCACAGACCCTTCTGAAGGAACATGCAGAACCTCTAGAAGCAGTTGCCTGCCATCCTAAACAGCCACTAGTGGCTATGGGCAGCCACAGTGGCACCATTAAAGTTTGGGATTATAAGCATAAAGAGGCAGTCTGCAGCAGGGTCTTCCAAACCcacaaacaaatccagtgtatTACCTACGATCCACAAG GTTTTTACCTGGCGGTGGGCTTTGCCAGTGGGGCTTTGCAGATTGTTGATGCCTGTACACTTCAGAGTGATGGTAAAGAGTGTTTGCAGTACAGTCAGGACAGCATTACCCATCTCACTTTCTCCCAGGACTCACGCTACCTGGCTGCCGCA GACACTGGAAAAGCTGTGACGTTGCTCCGTCGATGTAAAGAGGGGACCCAGGAGGTTTGGAAGTACCAGGGCAGGCACCACTCACATTATAAACCCATTCAGGACCTGCTGTTTGGAGTGGATTTAGACAGCAGTCAGCCTCGCCTCCTCTCTCTTGGCATGGATCGCAGGCTG GTGGAGTATGATCTGCAGAATAGTGGTGAAGATGGGTTGTTGATTTTGAGTTCTGAACGTATCGAGCAGAGTGCTGTGCCCACCTGCATGGTGTGGTATCCTCCTCTGACACCTGAACACTTCCTCCTTACAGCTTCCAACCTGTATAAGATGAAGCTCTTCAATGCTACCTCCAAAATGTGCAG AAAAACAGTCTTCGGGCCCTCTTATggttctccagtgaaaaagatGGCCATCCTACCTGCATCTAAGGATGGCGACCCTAATTCTCGTTACATGGCATATATAACACAAGATAAG GTTGGCATTCAGATTCTGCCTCTGGATGGAAACCCTCACAAGTCCTTTGCAATGATCTGTCACTCAACAGGCGTGTCAACTCTGGCTTGCTCATATGATGGTAGATATGCTTTTACTGCTGGAGGACAAGACTGCACCGTCTTTTCATGGGAGCTCAATTTGGC ATCATTGGAGGCATCAGCTGCTCTAGGTGGGAAAGACATGCTGCCCTTCTACAATCTTctggagggagggagagatGGACAGCTCTTCAGG GAAATGGAAGAATATTTTTACTACTGTCAACTACAAAATCAGGACCTTGACACCATGGAAACACGGCTTGTGTCCACACACATACCTCTAGCTGATGTGCCCTTCTTAATGAGAGCGCTTGGCTTCTATCCAACAGAGCAAGAG CTGGAAGACATGCAAAATGAGGTGAAGTTCAGTCGCTATGCTGAGACCAGAAATTATGTGACGGACATCGATTTGGAGGAGTTCATTAAGCTGTATGTCAACCACAGACCTGCCTCTGGCATTGCCAGACAGGAGCTGTGCAATGCCTTCCAGGGTCTTGGAAAGCCAGACGAAGAGGGTAGATATACAATTGACAGAGACGAACTGTTGGAGTTACTGCAGGCTAGAG GTGAACATATGACCGAGGATGACTTGGCTGAATGCTTTACAAATCTTGTAGGTAGTAGTGGAGAGGGAGCCAGTTGCACAG AATCTCTGTTTGAGAGTGTGCTGCCTCCTGAAATCAGCATGGAGACATTTGCCACAGATATCTTGGGGTTTTCTGCAGCCACCCAGGAGCTTCCTCAAGAACATGGGCAAGATCTGTAA